CTGGTACAGGCAGCAGTATTGATCACTTTGGGAGTTGACTATCCGGGAGATGGAAAAATGGAAGAGACTGTACAAAGTGAACTTAAGAGCTATAAGGGCGATGAGATTAAATTAGGTGTATTGTCTGCTTCAATTGATACACCGGTACAAAATTCATGGATTGCAGCAATGGAAGATGAATTATCCAAAGATTTTTATGCAGGAAAAGTAAGTAAGGAGCTGGATAAAAAATATGGAAATGACGATTTGACAGAATCTACGACACAGGCACAGGCATTTATTGCGGAAAATTCTGTAGACTGCATTATTTCACCAACAACAGTCGGTATTGCAGCGGCAGGACAGGCTCTGAAATCTTCCAACAGTGAAATTAAGCTGACAGGTCTTGGAATTCCATCAGAAATGCAGTCTTTTATGCCAAAATCAGCGGATGAAGATGCGTTTGATTATGTGTGTCCTTATATGATGCTCTGGGATGTGATTCATTTGGGTGCTGTATCAGGTGCAGCCACATATGCAGCAGTAGAGGGGACATTTGACGGGACAGAAGGTTCCTCTTTTGAAATGGATGCTTTTAGAGATTATGAAGCCACTACATATGAAGCATATAGGAGCGGAGATGGAACAGCAGTTCTGGCAGGAGATCCGTTTGTATTTGATAAGTCCAATATGGCAGAATGGATTAAGCAGTTATAGTGGATTAAAAACAGGAGAGGAACAGGGATTGTGCATGTGTACAATCCCTGTTCCTGCCAGATATTCAAAATGAACGGAGGGGATAAGATGAGATATTTTATGGGGATTGATAATGGTGGAACATTTTCCAAGGCTGCGTTGTTTGATGAAAATGGAAATCAGATAGCGGTAGCCAGCATCTTTGTGCCTGTAATTACTCCAAAGTCCGGATATACAGAAAGAGATATGGAAACACTTTGGCAGGCTAATGTGCAGGTTATCAGAGAGGTAGTAATAAGAAGCAAAGTGTCCGCAGATAAAATTGCAGGTGTTTCTTTTTCCGGGCACGGAAAAGGTCTTTATATGGTAGATAAAGCAGGAAAGCCTGTATACAATGGTATTTTATCTACAGATACAAGAGCATGGAAGTTTGTAAAGAAATGGGAAAAGGATGGAACAAAAGAAAAAGTTTATGAGAAAACTTTTCAGGACATTCTTGTCTGTCAGCCGGTCAGTATTTTGGCGTGGTTTCAGCAGGAGAAGCCGGAAATACTTTCCAAAGTGCAGTATATTTTTTCAGTAAAAGATTATATTCGATTCCGATTAACACAAGAGGCCTGTGCAGAGTATACAGATTTTTCAGGAGGCAATCTGATTAATTTGAATACAAAAAGCTATGATAAAGAGTTGTTAGAGTGTTTTGGAATCGGCACGCTTTATGACAAGTTTCCTCCATTGAAAGAGTCTGCTGATATTTGCGGATACATCACCAAGGAGGCAGCTGATCTTACAGGACTTATAGAAGGAACGCCTGTTGCAGCAGGGATGTTTGATGTGAATGCGTGTGGAATTGCATCCGGACTGGATCGGGAAGAAAAGTTATGTATGATTGCGGGAACGTGGAGTATCAATGAATTTATCTGCAAACATCCGATTATCAATGGAACAGTCAGCTTAAATTCTATGTTCTGTATTCCGGGGTATTACCTGGTGGAAGAAAGCAGTCCTACCTCTGCAGGAAATATGGAGTGGTTTATTCGGAATTTAATGTCTTATGAAAAAACAGATGCGCAGCAGTCGGGAAGATCAATTTATGATATTACAAATAAATGGGTGGAACAGATTGAACCGGAAAATAATCAATTGATTTTTCTGCCCTTTTTAAATGGATCGAATGTGGCACCGCTGGCAAAGGGATCATTTGTAGGACTGACTGCATATCATGGGAAAGAGCATATGCTTCGTGCGGTATATGAAGGCGTTGTCTTTTCTCATTATACACATGTTAGAAAACTGTTGTTAAATAGAGAAAAACCGAAAGCAGTACAGCTTTCAGGAGGAGCAGCCAATTCTGATGTGTGGGTGCAGATTTTTGCAGATGTTTTGCAAATACCGGTAGAAGTAATGGAAGATAAAGAACTGGGGGCGATGGGGGCTGCAATTACAGCTGGAATTGCGGCTGGAGTATACCAAGATTATGGAGAGGCGATCAAAAGAACAGTACGAATAAAGAAAACGGTATATCCAAGAAGTGAGTATGCGGAGATTTATGAGCAAAAATACAGGCAGTATCAGAAGGTAATAGAGGCTTTGGATTCTGTATGGGATGAATTTCGGAATTGATGTAATACAACACCGCAAGAACCATCCGAAATCCCATAAAAACCGCAATTTTACTCAACTTTTTCAAATATAATTGTGCTATAGTAAACACAATCATATGAATACAGGAGGAGCACAGCATGGTAAGAAAAGGATTTAAGATGAAGTTATATCCGGATATGGCAGAGGAGTATGAAAAACGTCATAATGAACTCTGGCCGGAAATGAAAGAGATGATCCACGAGTACGGCGGACGCAATTATACGATTTTTCTGGATCGTGAAACCAATGTTCTGTATGGATATATTGAAGTTGAGGATTTGAAAAAATGGGACGAGAGCGCAGATACAGCAATCAATCGCAAATGGTGGGATTTTATGGCTGATATCATGGAGACGAACCCGGACAACAGCCCGGTGTGTACAGATCTCCATGAAGTCTTCCATTTAGACTGATCACACGAGCAGATCTTTTTGCATGTCTCGGAAATCTTTGGGAGAAATCCCGTATTCTTTTTTGAATGCCCGGTAAAAACTGGAGTAGTCACCGAAGCCGAAGGTCTGATAGGCTTCGGTGATACTCATTTGTCCGAGAATGGCTTCCCTGCAAAGGGCAAGCCGTTTTTTTGTAATGTACTGGTGAATCGACAATCCCAGATTATCCTTGAATACATGGGCAATGTGGTATTTGCTGACAAAAAATTCTCCGGCAAGCTTTTCAAGGGAGAGATCTTCGTCAAGATGTTCCTCAATGTATGCAGCAACATTCTGATACAGGGATTCCTCGGTCCGGCTTTTTTGTGGATGAAGCCGTTCGTAGACGAGACGGTTCAGATATAAAAGCAGATCATTGACGTAAAGCGGAATCTGGGCATCCCGTCCAAAACGGTCAGAACGCACTTCTTCGATCAGACGCAGCAGCTTTGACTGGATAGCATTGAATGTGATCCTGTCTGTTGGAAAAAAGTAATTCTGACTGACCTGCACATGCTGCATTAAATAAGCGTAATCTTTGGAAATCTGCAGCAGATGGTTGCAGTATTCCTGACTGATCCAGAACACAAAACGCCGGTAGGGAGAGGCCGTGCTGTGAATGATCGGGCGATGTGGGATATGTGGCGGGACCAGCATGATATCTCCGAAATGGATCGGGTAAACTTCGGTTCCGATCTGAATGCTGACATCACCTTCCATAAAAAAATAAAATTCATAATAATTGTGGGAATGCAGGTCTACTTTGGACAGATTGTGGTCATTATAATAGTAAAGTTCGAAATCTCGTGACAGCATATGCTGTCTTGTAATAAATGCTGTCTGCAGATTTTTTTTCATAAAAACTCCTTTAAAAGTATGTGCTGATTTTTGCAGCACATGAATTTCTTTTTTTAGAGTAGCATGAAACAACAAGATTTGCAATGTATACAACAACTAAGTCAATGGTATTTTAGACAGTATTTTTTATAATGAATGTAACAACACGATTTCAGAAAAGGAAGGTATGATAACTATGGAAATGACACTCAGATGGTATGGAGCTAAATTTGACACAGTGACTCTGAAGCAGATTCGCCAGATTCCGGGAGTAACAGGAGTGATCACAACACTGTATGATACAGCACCGGGAGAAGTGTGGAGCCGCGAACGTATTCGTGCAATGAAAGAAGAAGTAGAGGCAGCAGGACTTCATGTAGCGGGAATTGAAAGTGTAAATGTGCACGATGCAATCAAAACAGGCGCACCTGAGAGAGATCAGTATATCGATAACTACATCGAGACACTGGAAAACCTGGGAAAAGAAGACATTCACCTGGTGTGCTACAATTTCATGCCTGTATTTGACTGGACAAGAACAGAGCTGGCAAGAATGCGTCCGGATGGATCGACAGTACTTGCTTATACACAGGAAGCAGTAGATGCACTGGATCCGGAAAAAATGTTTGATTCTATCGCAGGTGATATGAACGGAACGGTGATGCCGGGATGGGAGCCGGAAAGAATGGAGCATGTCAAAGAACTGTTTGAGATGTACAAAGAGATCGATGATGAGAAACTGTTTGAAAACCTGAAATATTTCCTGGAGAGAATTATGCCGGTTTGTGACAAATATGACATTAACATGGCAATTCATCCGGATGATCCGGCATGGAGCGTATTCGGACTGCCTCGTATCATCATCAACAAGAAGAACATTCTCCGTATGATGGAAATGGTAGACAACCCGCACAATGGTGTGACATTCTGTTCTGGTTCTTACGGAACAAATCTGGAGAACGATCTTCCGGATATGATTCGTTCCCTGAAAGGAAGAATCCATTTTGCACACGTGCGTAACCTGAAATTCAACTCTCCGACAGACTTTGAAGAGGCAGCACACCTGTCTTCTGACGGAACATTTGATATGTATGAGATCATGAAGGCTCTTTACGAAATCGGATTTGACGGACCGATCCGCCCGGATCACGGACGTATGATCTGGGATGAAGTGGCAATGCCGGGATACGGACTTTATGACCGTGCACTGGGGGCAACTTACTTAAACGGCCTGTGGGAAGCAATCGAGAAAGGAGCCAGATAATCATGAGATTAAGTGCAGAAGGACTGAAAGACAGAGCAAAATGGGAAGAGGCGGGATACGCCCTTCCAAAATTTGACAGAGAGAAAGTGACAGAAGCGACAAAAGAAAATCCGTTCTGGATCCATTTCGGTGCGGGAAATATTTTCCGTGCATTTCAGGCAAATGTGGTACAGAACCTGTTGAATGACGGCATTCTGGATCGCGGTCTGATCGTTGCAGAGGGATTTGACTATGAGATCGTGGAAAAAATGAACCATCCTCATGATGATTACACAATTCTTGTGACACTCAAAGCAGATGGAAACATTGAGAAAACAGTAGTCGGAAGTGTGGTAGAGTCTTTGACTGTCAACACAGAAAATGCATCTGATTTTGCACGTCTGAAGGAGATCTTTGCCAAAGACTCCCTGCAGATGGTGACATTTACGATTACAGAAAAGGGATACAGCCTTGTAAACGGAAAAGGGGAACTGCTTCCGGATGTAGAGGCAGACTTTGTAAGCGGACCGGAAGCTCCGAAGAGTTACATCGGAAAAGTGGCAGCGCTCCTTTATGCGAGATATCAGGCAGGAGAAAAGCCGGTGGCAATGGTCAGCATGGACAACTGTTCCCACAACGGAGATAAACTGTATGCAGCGATCAATACATTTGCAGAGAAATGGGAAGAGAACAAACTTACAGATGCAGGATTCAGAGCATATGTAAACTGTAAAGAAAAAGTGACATTCCCATGGACCATGATCGACAAGATTACACCACGTCCGGATGCTTCAGTAGAAGAACTTCTGAAAAAGGATGGAATTGAAGAGCTGGATCCGGTGATCACATCCAAGAATACGTATGTGGCGCCATTTGTAAATGCAGAAGAGTGCGAATATCTTGTCATCGAAGATGCATTTCCGAACGGAAGACCAGAACTGGAAAAAGGCGGCCTGATGTTTACAGAGCGTGAGACAGTAGACAAAGTGGAGAAGATGAAAGTCTGCACCTGCTTAAATCCTCTGCATACAGCGCTGGCAGTATTCGGATGTCTGCTTGGATATGAAAAAATCTCGGACGAAATGAAAGATGAGGAACTCAAAAAATTAGTGGAGACAATCGGATACAAAGAAGGTCTTCCGGTTGTAGTCAATCCGGGAGTACTGGATCCGAAAGAGTTTATTGATACAGTTCTTCAGGTTCGTGTTCCGAATCCATTTATGCCGGATACTCCGCAGCGTATTGCAACAGATACTTCTCAGAAACTGGCAATCCGTTTTGGAGAGACGATCAAAGCATATGCAGCATCCGACGAACTGGATGTCAAAGACCTGAAGCTGATTCCGCTTGTATTTGCGGGATGGCTGCGTTATCTGATGGGCGTAGATGACAGCGGAAAAGCATTTGATTTAAGTCCGGATCCGCTGCTTACAACTGTCTGCCCATATGTTGCAGACCTGAAGTTGGAAGAAGGACAGGACGTAGAGAGCGCAGTATCAGAAGTGTTGAAGATGAAACAGATTTTCGGTGTGGATTTATATGAAGCAGGACTTGCAGAACTTGTATGTGGATACTTGAAAGAAATGACAAAAGCACCGGGAGCTGTTCGTGAAACACTCAAAAAATACGTGTAGGAGGAAGCGGTATGAAAGCATTTATGGATCAGGATTTCCTTCTGGAGACGGAAACTGCGAAGATGCTGTATCATGAGTATGCAGCAAAGATGCCGGTTTTGGATTACCACTGTCATATCAGTCCGCAGGAAATCGCAGAAGACAGACAGTTTGAAAATATTACCCAGGTATGGCTGGGAGGCGACCATTACAAATGGCGTCAGATGCGTTCGAATGGAATCGAAGAGCGCTATATTACAGGAGATGCGTCCGACAGGGAGAAATTCCAGAAATGGGCGGAGACTCTGGAGCGCGCCATCGGAAATCCGCTGTATCACTGGAGTCATCTGGAACTGCAGCGTTATTTCGGATATCACGGCGCGTTGAATGCGAAGACTGCAGAAGAAGTATGGAATCTCTGCAATGAAAAACTGCAGAGTCCGCAGATGAGCGCCAGAAATCTGATCCGTCAGTCCAATGTGACATTGATCTGCACCACAGATGATCCGGCAGATGACTTAAGATGGCACAAACAGTTAAAAGAGGATGATTCTTTTGAAGTGCAAGTACTTCCTGCATGGAGACCGGATCTGGCGATGAAGATTGAAAAGCTGGGATTTGCCGCATACCTGAAAAAACTGGGTGAGGCAGCAGGCATGGAGATTCATTCGTTTGCAGATATGAAAGATGCCTTGACAAAACGGATGGAATTCTTTGATGAGATGGGATGCCGCGCATCGGATCATGGACTGGGCTATGCCATGTATGTGCCTGCTTCCGAGGAAGAAATCGAAGCCATCTTTGAAAAAGGAATGGCAGGAGAGCCGATCAGCAAAGAAGAAGAATTAAAATATAAGACTGCATTTATGCTTTATGCAGGAAGAGAATATCATCGTCTGGGATGGGCAATGCAGCTTCATTACGGATGTAAACGTGACAATGACGTAAAACGTTTCCGCAAGCTTGGACCGGATACGGGATTTGACTGTATTGACACTTATACGCCATCTGCACAGCTGGCAGATCTGCTCAATGCACTGAATGTAACAGACGAGCTGCCAAAGACGATTCTGTACAGTCTGAATCCAAACGATAATGCAGCCATCGGAACGATCATCGGATGTTTCCAGGATGCCGGTGTCGTAGGAAAGATCCAGCAGGGAAGCGCATGGTGGTTCAATGACCACAAGCAGGGGATGATCGATCAGATGACATCCCTTGCCAACCTGGGACTTCTCAGTAATTTTGTGGGAATGCTGACAGATTCCAGAAGCTTTTTGTCTTATACAAGACATGAGTATTTCAGACGGATTCTCTGCAATCTCATCGGCGGATGGGTAGAAAACGGAGAGTATCCGGCAGATGAAGAGATTCTTGGAAGAATTGTGCAGGATATCTCTTACAACAACGCAGTGAGATATTTTGGATTTGAGGTATAAATAAAAAGAAAAATGAGGAAAGAATCAAAAACAGGTTCTTTCCTCATTTTTAAATTAATTTCCCAGTTCATTCTGAATCCGTTGTTTGGTATCCAGGATTAGATGGGTAAACTGTTCCATCCGTGCGTCATCCATCCGGTCTTTCGGTGCAGATACGCTGATGGCATACGAGGGTTTTCTGTGAAGGCCTTTCAATGAGACGGCGATACAGCGCACACCCAGTTCATTTTCTTCGTTATCCATGGCATAGCCGTTTTTGCGGACATCTGCGATCAGATTTTGAAATTTGACGAAATCGACAACGGTGTAATCGGTGAGCTTTCGAATTTCGCTGTGATCCCAGATTTCTTTTACTTTTTCATCTTTCATATCTGCCAGCAGCGCTTTTCCAACTCCGGAGCAGTACAAAGGAATTGATTTTCCGACCATAGAGATTAACCGCACGGAATTGTGGGAAGCCTCTACTTTATCAATATATACTGCATTCAGACCATCCAGCTGGACCAGGTGGACCGTTTCATTGGTCTGTTCTGCAAGTTCTTTAATGTAAGGGCGGATCAGATCGATGATATTATTCTGGGCCAGAATCTGGTTGGCGATTCCACAGAATTTAAATGTCAGACTGTATTTCAGTGTCTCCGCATCCTGCTTTGCATATTCCATACAGATCAGGGAGTTTAAGATACGGTGGACGGTACTTTTATTGAGATTTAATTCCTTGCTCAGTTCCAGAAGTCCGATCGGACCGGTACGGGCAAGGCATTCTATGGTATGGAAAATACGTTCCGATACCTGTATTGGGTTTTTTTCTTCCATAAGATCACTCCTGTAAAGTCCGGTGCTCAAAAGAGCGCCGAGTATCATTCAGTGGTTATTGTAGCACAGTTTGGGAAGAAGAGTAAATAAAAAAATAGTAAAGTAAAAAAATGCAAAGAATGGCTTGACAATCCATAGAAAGTGAGTATAATCAAAATTAAAGAGTTCATATTACGAAACATAGTTCCATAATGTGAAACAAACAACGTGATTCAGTGATAAGGAGAATGACCATGAACGAAGTATTAGAAAAGATTCAGAAAATCGGGATTGTTCCGGTTGTTGTATTAAATGATGCGAAAGACGCAGCACCTTTGGCAAAGGCACTCTGTGACGGCGGACTTCCATGTGCAGAAGTGACATTCCGTACAGAAGCAGCAGAAGAGTCTATCCGCATTATGGCAGAGCAGTTCCCACAGATGCTGGTAGGGGCAGGTACTGTTCTGACAACAGAGCAGGTAGACCGTGCAGTTGCAGCAGGAGCAAAATTCATCGTAAGTCCAGGATTAAATCCAAAGGTTGTAAAATACTGTATTGAAAAAGGAGTTCCGGTGACACCGGGAACAGCAAATCCAAGTGATGTAGAGCAGGCAATCGAGCTTGGATTGGAAGTTGTGAAATTCTTCCCGGCAGAAGCAGCCGGCGGACTGAATATGATCAAGTCCATGGCAGCACCTTACACAAATATGAAATTTATGCCGACAGGCGGAATCAATGCAAAGAACATCAACAGCTACCTTGCATTCCCTAAGATCCTGGCATGTGGCGGAAGCTGGATGGTAAAAGGAGATCTTGTTGCAGCAGGAGAATTTGATAAGATTACAGAGCTGACAAAAGAAGCAGTGATGACAATGCTTGGATTTGAACTGAAACACATCGGAATCAACTGTGAAAATGAAGAAGAGGCTGAGAAAACAGCAGGAACATTCGCTTCTTTATTCGGATTTGAGAAGAAGAGCGGAAACAGTTCTGTATTTGCAGGAAGTGCTGTAGAAGCAATGAAGAGCCCATACCTTGGAGCAAAAGGACACATTGCAGTAGGAACAAACAGCGTAGATCGTGCAGTAAATTATCTGGAGTCTCAGGGCGTAGAGTTCAATATGGACAGTGCAAAATACAAAGACGGAAAACTTACAGCAATTTACTTAAAAGAAGAAGTTGCCGGATTTGCAGTACATCTTGTACAGAAATAAAAAATTATTAAAGGAGAATAATAATGAGTAAAAAAGTAGTTACATTTGGAGAAATTATGTTAAGACTTGCACCAGAAGGATATTATCGTTTTGTGCAGGCAGATACATTTGGAGCAACATACGGCGGTGGAGAAGCAAACGTAGCAGTTTCTCTGGCAAATTATGGATTTGATGCTTCTTTCGTAACAAAACTTCCGACACATGAGATCGGACAGGCAGCAGTAAATTCTTTGAGAAAATACGGTGTGGATACATCCAAGATCGCACGTGGAGGAGACAGAGTAGGTATCTACTTCCTGGAGAAAGGTGCTTCTCAGAGACCATCTAAAGTAATTTATGACCGTGCAGGTTCTTCTATCTATACAGCATCCAAAGAAGATTTCAACTGGAAAGAAATCTTTGAAGGAGCAGAATGGTTCCACTTTACAGGAATCACACCAGCACTCAATGACAATGTAGCAGAAATCTGTCTGGAAGCTTGTAAAGCAGCCAAAGAGATGAATGTGAAGATTTCCTGTGACTTAAACTACAGAAATAAACTGTGGAGCAAAGCAAAAGCAGGAGAAGTAATGGGTGAACTTTGCAAATATGTGGATGTATGTATTGCAAACGAAGAAGATGCAGCAGATGTATTCGGTATTCATGCAGCAAACACAGATGTAACTGCAGGAGAAGTAAATCACGAAGGATATAAAGATGTAGCAAAACAGCTTGCTGACCGTTTCGGATTTGAGAAAGTTGCAATTACACTTCGTGAATCTATTTCAGCAAATGACAATAACTGGTCTGCTATGTTATATGACGGAACAGACTATTTCTTCAGTAAAAAATATAAGATGCATATCGTAGACCGTGTAGGTGGCGGAGATAGCTTCGGCGGCGGATTGATCGCTGCAACACTGAGCGGATATGATTCACAGGCTACCATTGAATTTGCAGTAGCAGCATCCTGCCTGAAACACTCCATCGAAGGTGACTTCAACATGGTTTCTATGGATGAAGTTGCCAAACTGGCAGGAGGAGATGCTTCCGGACGTGTACAGCGCTAAGCACTTTTGGAAGAATATAAATAAATAAGCCATAATCGACTATTTTGTTGCCAATATACGCCGGGACAGATTTTTCTGTCCCGGTTTTTCAGTTTTCCTTACAGAAGAGATTGACAATATTCTTTTTGTATAGTACTATTATCTCACAAAACCGAAACGTTTCGGTTAAGGAAAAGGAGGAAAGAGATATGCCATTAGTAACGTCGGAAAAAATGCTTTCAGACGCACAAAAAGGTGGGTATGCAGTGGGAGCATTCAATGTAGAAAATATGGAGATGGCAAAAGCTGTGATCGCGGCGGCAGAAGAGATGCGCTCGCCGGTTATGCTGCAGACTACTCCATCTACGGTCAAGTATGGATCTTTGGAAACATTTGCAGCAATTGTAAAAGCAGAGGCTTCTAAGACCGATATTCCGGTCTGTCTTCATCTGGATCACGGCAACAGCTTTGAGCTGGCTGTACAGGCGATGAAAGCCGGATATACTTCTGTGATGATCGATGGATCCCATGAAACATTTGAAGAAAATGTGGCACTGACAAAAAAAGTGGTTGAGGTAGCCAATGCCTATGGAGTTCCGGTGGAAGCGGAGCTTGGAAAAGTAGGCGGGAAAGAAGATGATCTGGAGGCAGAAGCGGATCATAATACAGATCCTGAAGAGGCAAAAGAATTTGTGGAAAGAACGGGTGTTTCTTCTCTGGCGATCGCGATCGGTACAGCTCATGGATTTTATGCGGGAACTCCAGTGTTGGATAAAGAAAGGGTTTCAGATTGTAAAAAGGTTGTTTCTGTACCACTGGTACTTCACGGTGCAAGTGGACTCAGCGAAGAAGATGTGGTAGAATGTGTACAGCGCGGGATGTGTAAAGTGAATTTTGCGACAGAATTGCGTGTAGCATACACAGATGCTGAAAAACAGTTGCTGAAAGAGAATCCGGAGACCTTTGATCCGAAAAAACTGGGAATTGCAGCAATGAAAGCCGTAAAAGAACAGACCATACTGCGAATGAAGATGTGTGGATGTACAGGAAAGGTACAGTAGTTCCACATAGATGTAGTAAGGAAGGCGGAAAGCATCAATGGGAGCGACGATGAAAGACATCGCGAGAGTGACAGGACTGGGACTGGCAACGATTTCTTCTTATTTAAATGGGGGAAATGTCCGGGAGAAAAACCGGATCAAAATTGAGGCGGCAATTGACGAATTGGATTTCGAGGTAAACGAGGTAGCGAGAGGTTTAAAGACAAACCGGACAAAGACGATTGGGATCATCATTCCGGAGCTGAACAACATTTTCTGTGCAGAGATTATTACAGAAGTGGAAGATGTGCTTCGAAATCATGGATATGCAACGATGATCTGTGACTGTAGAACAGATGCGGCACGGGAAGCGGAAGCGGTAGAGTTTTTGTTTCGACGCAGGGTGGACGGACTGATCTTGATGCCGTCCGGCAAATCAGGAAAGCATCTGGAGAGATTTTTACATGTGGGAAAACCAGTTGTGCTGATCGATCGTAATCTGGAAGATGTTCCATGTGACAGTGTACTTGTGGACAACCGGGGAGCTGCGCAGGCGGCAGTAGAGAGACTTTTTCTGGCAGGTCATCGAAAGATCGGAATGATTGCAGGACCGGAGCATGTATTTACAGCAAGAGAGCGATATCTTGGATATGAAGAGGCGTTCAAAAAGGCAGGAATCGAAGTACAGGATTCATTGGTTGTGCATGGAGATTATACGATCGCAGGCGGTGCCAGGGCGATGAAGGAGCTTGCAAAACAGAATCCGCAGATGACAGCAGTTTTTGTATCAAATTATGAGATGACGGTTGGAGCCATGATCGAAAGCAATGAGATTGGAATCCGGATTCCGGAAGATCTGTCAGTGATAGGATTTGATAATATCGAGTTTGCGAAAGCCAGCAATCCAAAGCTAAGTATTGTGACACAGCCGACAAAAGAAATCGGCAGAAATGTAGCAGAACTGATATTGGACAGACTGGACAATCCAACCCGGGAGATGCCTCCGAAAGAAATGAAGTTAAAGACCAGTTTTGTAGAAGGAAAATCCGTACACATTTTGTCTGTATGACAAGGTGTACGATTTCTTTATCCCGAAAACCGAAACGTTTCGGAATGTTTTGGAGGAGAACATGAAGACGTATTTAATAGGAATTGATATTGGAACAAGCGGATGTAAAATCGCTGTATTTAATAAAGCAGGAGAAGTCCTGGCCGCGCAGAGCGGAACGTATCCGGTGTATTATCCAAAGCCCGGATGGGCAGAGCAAAATCCGGAGGACTGGTGGAATACAATCTGCCAGGTACTTCCGGAAATGTTACAAAAAGCTGAGATTTCACCGGATGAGATTGCGGGAATCGGAATTGACGGGCAGAGCTGGTCAGCCATCGCAGTGGATGAAAACGGAAACGTTCTGACAAATACACCGATCTGGATGGACACAAGAGCGCAGGACATCTGTGATGAATTGAATGAGAGAATCGGAAAAGATCGGATTTTCAAGCTGTGTGGAAACTCCCTGCAGCCATCGTATACAACGCCTAAGATTGTCTGGTATCAGAGAAATCTTCCGGAAGTATATGCAAAAACAGCAAAGATCTTACAGTCAAACAGCTATATTGCATTTAAGCTGACTGGAAAAATGACACAG
This window of the Mediterraneibacter gnavus ATCC 29149 genome carries:
- the uxaC gene encoding glucuronate isomerase — encoded protein: MKAFMDQDFLLETETAKMLYHEYAAKMPVLDYHCHISPQEIAEDRQFENITQVWLGGDHYKWRQMRSNGIEERYITGDASDREKFQKWAETLERAIGNPLYHWSHLELQRYFGYHGALNAKTAEEVWNLCNEKLQSPQMSARNLIRQSNVTLICTTDDPADDLRWHKQLKEDDSFEVQVLPAWRPDLAMKIEKLGFAAYLKKLGEAAGMEIHSFADMKDALTKRMEFFDEMGCRASDHGLGYAMYVPASEEEIEAIFEKGMAGEPISKEEELKYKTAFMLYAGREYHRLGWAMQLHYGCKRDNDVKRFRKLGPDTGFDCIDTYTPSAQLADLLNALNVTDELPKTILYSLNPNDNAAIGTIIGCFQDAGVVGKIQQGSAWWFNDHKQGMIDQMTSLANLGLLSNFVGMLTDSRSFLSYTRHEYFRRILCNLIGGWVENGEYPADEEILGRIVQDISYNNAVRYFGFEV
- a CDS encoding IclR family transcriptional regulator yields the protein MEEKNPIQVSERIFHTIECLARTGPIGLLELSKELNLNKSTVHRILNSLICMEYAKQDAETLKYSLTFKFCGIANQILAQNNIIDLIRPYIKELAEQTNETVHLVQLDGLNAVYIDKVEASHNSVRLISMVGKSIPLYCSGVGKALLADMKDEKVKEIWDHSEIRKLTDYTVVDFVKFQNLIADVRKNGYAMDNEENELGVRCIAVSLKGLHRKPSYAISVSAPKDRMDDARMEQFTHLILDTKQRIQNELGN
- the eda gene encoding bifunctional 4-hydroxy-2-oxoglutarate aldolase/2-dehydro-3-deoxy-phosphogluconate aldolase, whose protein sequence is MNEVLEKIQKIGIVPVVVLNDAKDAAPLAKALCDGGLPCAEVTFRTEAAEESIRIMAEQFPQMLVGAGTVLTTEQVDRAVAAGAKFIVSPGLNPKVVKYCIEKGVPVTPGTANPSDVEQAIELGLEVVKFFPAEAAGGLNMIKSMAAPYTNMKFMPTGGINAKNINSYLAFPKILACGGSWMVKGDLVAAGEFDKITELTKEAVMTMLGFELKHIGINCENEEEAEKTAGTFASLFGFEKKSGNSSVFAGSAVEAMKSPYLGAKGHIAVGTNSVDRAVNYLESQGVEFNMDSAKYKDGKLTAIYLKEEVAGFAVHLVQK
- a CDS encoding sugar kinase → MSKKVVTFGEIMLRLAPEGYYRFVQADTFGATYGGGEANVAVSLANYGFDASFVTKLPTHEIGQAAVNSLRKYGVDTSKIARGGDRVGIYFLEKGASQRPSKVIYDRAGSSIYTASKEDFNWKEIFEGAEWFHFTGITPALNDNVAEICLEACKAAKEMNVKISCDLNYRNKLWSKAKAGEVMGELCKYVDVCIANEEDAADVFGIHAANTDVTAGEVNHEGYKDVAKQLADRFGFEKVAITLRESISANDNNWSAMLYDGTDYFFSKKYKMHIVDRVGGGDSFGGGLIAATLSGYDSQATIEFAVAASCLKHSIEGDFNMVSMDEVAKLAGGDASGRVQR
- a CDS encoding class II fructose-bisphosphate aldolase; protein product: MPLVTSEKMLSDAQKGGYAVGAFNVENMEMAKAVIAAAEEMRSPVMLQTTPSTVKYGSLETFAAIVKAEASKTDIPVCLHLDHGNSFELAVQAMKAGYTSVMIDGSHETFEENVALTKKVVEVANAYGVPVEAELGKVGGKEDDLEAEADHNTDPEEAKEFVERTGVSSLAIAIGTAHGFYAGTPVLDKERVSDCKKVVSVPLVLHGASGLSEEDVVECVQRGMCKVNFATELRVAYTDAEKQLLKENPETFDPKKLGIAAMKAVKEQTILRMKMCGCTGKVQ
- a CDS encoding LacI family DNA-binding transcriptional regulator, encoding MGATMKDIARVTGLGLATISSYLNGGNVREKNRIKIEAAIDELDFEVNEVARGLKTNRTKTIGIIIPELNNIFCAEIITEVEDVLRNHGYATMICDCRTDAAREAEAVEFLFRRRVDGLILMPSGKSGKHLERFLHVGKPVVLIDRNLEDVPCDSVLVDNRGAAQAAVERLFLAGHRKIGMIAGPEHVFTARERYLGYEEAFKKAGIEVQDSLVVHGDYTIAGGARAMKELAKQNPQMTAVFVSNYEMTVGAMIESNEIGIRIPEDLSVIGFDNIEFAKASNPKLSIVTQPTKEIGRNVAELILDRLDNPTREMPPKEMKLKTSFVEGKSVHILSV